In the Caenorhabditis elegans chromosome X genome, one interval contains:
- the B0563.6 gene encoding putative G-protein coupled receptor B0563.6 (Confirmed by transcript evidence), protein MSLSGQLWKMVNSTSPNAAATVGNIAYCYVLPCICAIGIVGNITNLMVLASRRLRAVSYMYLRALAVADLLCMLFVLVFVSTEYLAKNGSSINQYKLYQIYQCHLMLTLINWALGAGVYVVVALSLERYISIVFPMHFRTWNSPQRATRAIVIAFLIPAIFYVPYAITRYKGKQRFDLLQNVTIYSMDDHPIYTTFYWQIYKWTREAILRFLPIIILTVLNIQIMIAFRKRQKMFQQLTNKRKEQGTQKDDTLMYMLGGTVLMSLVCNIPAAINLLLIDETLKKRLDYQIFRAVANILEITNHASQFYVFCACSTDYRTTFLQKFPCFKTDYANRDRLRSFVRRTQSVIQKQGSVEHTTNSKVWIMFKNKFQRDSLSHHSRKFSRHMPIEQDTVDIQLASGEQSTSGEMCEADTLIKYGGTAQLCNDENNTTFL, encoded by the exons gAAGATGGTAAATTCAACTTCCCCAAATGCGGCGGCCACTGTGGGGAACATCGCTTACTGCTACGTGCTGCCGTGTATCTGTGCTATAG GTATTGTTGGAAATATCACAAATTTGATGGTTCTTGCATCAAGGAGATTACGAGCCGTATCATACATGTATCTGAGAGCACTAGCCGTCGCCGACTTGCTATGTATGCTCTTTGTGCTAGTGTTCGTTTCAACTGAATATCTAGCTAAAAACGGTTCTTCGATTAATCAATACAAACTGTACCAAATTTATCAGTGCCACCTGATGCTCACACTTATCAATTGGGCTCTTGGAGCTGGAGTTTATGTGGTTGTTGCATTGTCGTTAGAAAGATACATTTCGATTGTTTTCCCAATGCACTTCCGTACTTGGAACAGTCCGCAAAGAGCCACTCGGGCAATTGTGATTGCATTTCTCATTCCTGCAATTTTCTATGTACCGTATGCGATTACAAGGTATAAAGGAAAACAACGATTTGATCTTTTACAAAACGTGACAATATACTCAATGGATGATCATCCAATTTATACCACATTTTATTGGCAG ATTTATAAATGGACTAGGGAAGCTATTTTAAGATTTCTaccaattattattttaactgtgttgaatattcaaattatgaTAGCCTTCCGCAAAAGGCAAAAGATGTTCCAACAATTGACCAATAAACGCAAGGAGCAAGGCACTCAAAAG GACGATACGTTGATGTACATGCTAGGAGGAACTGTATTGATGTCACTTGTCTGTAATATTCCTGCTGCTATTAACTTGTTGCTAATTGACGAG ACTCTGAAAAAGCGGCTCGACTATCAAATTTTCCGCGCCGTGGCcaacattttagaaataacAAATCATGCGTCTCAGTTCTACGTGTTCTGCGCATGCTCCACAGACTACCGTACAacatttcttcaaaagtttccATGCTTCAAAACAGACTACGCGAACCGCGACAGACTCCGTTCGTTTGTTCGACGAACGCAGTCTGTGATACAAAAGCAAGGAAGCGTGGAGCACACGACCAACTCAAAGGTTTGGATTATGTTTAAGAACAAG tttcaacgTGACTCCCTCTCCCATCATTCCCGAAAATTTTCTCGTCACATGCCAATTGAACAGGATACTGTGGACATTCAGCTGGCATCCGGAGAACAGAGTACCAGTGGAGAAATGTGTGAAGCCGACACCCTTATCAAGTATGGTGGAACGGCTCAGTTATGCAATGATGAGAATAATACCACATTTTTGTGA
- the B0563.6 gene encoding G-protein coupled receptors family 1 profile domain-containing protein (Confirmed by transcript evidence), with amino-acid sequence MSLSGQLWKMVNSTSPNAAATVGNIAYCYVLPCICAIGIVGNITNLMVLASRRLRAVSYMYLRALAVADLLCMLFVLVFVSTEYLAKNGSSINQYKLYQIYQCHLMLTLINWALGAGVYVVVALSLERYISIVFPMHFRTWNSPQRATRAIVIAFLIPAIFYVPYAITRYKGKQRFDLLQNVTIYSMDDHPIYTTFYWQIYKWTREAILRFLPIIILTVLNIQIMIAFRKRQKMFQQLTNKRKEQGTQKDDTLMYMLGGTVLMSLVCNIPAAINLLLIDETLKKRLDYQIFRAVANILEITNHASQFYVFCACSTDYRTTFLQKFPCFKTDYANRDRLRSFVRRTQSVIQKQGSVEHTTNSKVWIMFKNKFQRDSLSHHSRKFSRHMPIEQDTVDIQLASGEQSTSGEMCEADTLINTVST; translated from the exons gAAGATGGTAAATTCAACTTCCCCAAATGCGGCGGCCACTGTGGGGAACATCGCTTACTGCTACGTGCTGCCGTGTATCTGTGCTATAG GTATTGTTGGAAATATCACAAATTTGATGGTTCTTGCATCAAGGAGATTACGAGCCGTATCATACATGTATCTGAGAGCACTAGCCGTCGCCGACTTGCTATGTATGCTCTTTGTGCTAGTGTTCGTTTCAACTGAATATCTAGCTAAAAACGGTTCTTCGATTAATCAATACAAACTGTACCAAATTTATCAGTGCCACCTGATGCTCACACTTATCAATTGGGCTCTTGGAGCTGGAGTTTATGTGGTTGTTGCATTGTCGTTAGAAAGATACATTTCGATTGTTTTCCCAATGCACTTCCGTACTTGGAACAGTCCGCAAAGAGCCACTCGGGCAATTGTGATTGCATTTCTCATTCCTGCAATTTTCTATGTACCGTATGCGATTACAAGGTATAAAGGAAAACAACGATTTGATCTTTTACAAAACGTGACAATATACTCAATGGATGATCATCCAATTTATACCACATTTTATTGGCAG ATTTATAAATGGACTAGGGAAGCTATTTTAAGATTTCTaccaattattattttaactgtgttgaatattcaaattatgaTAGCCTTCCGCAAAAGGCAAAAGATGTTCCAACAATTGACCAATAAACGCAAGGAGCAAGGCACTCAAAAG GACGATACGTTGATGTACATGCTAGGAGGAACTGTATTGATGTCACTTGTCTGTAATATTCCTGCTGCTATTAACTTGTTGCTAATTGACGAG ACTCTGAAAAAGCGGCTCGACTATCAAATTTTCCGCGCCGTGGCcaacattttagaaataacAAATCATGCGTCTCAGTTCTACGTGTTCTGCGCATGCTCCACAGACTACCGTACAacatttcttcaaaagtttccATGCTTCAAAACAGACTACGCGAACCGCGACAGACTCCGTTCGTTTGTTCGACGAACGCAGTCTGTGATACAAAAGCAAGGAAGCGTGGAGCACACGACCAACTCAAAGGTTTGGATTATGTTTAAGAACAAG tttcaacgTGACTCCCTCTCCCATCATTCCCGAAAATTTTCTCGTCACATGCCAATTGAACAGGATACTGTGGACATTCAGCTGGCATCCGGAGAACAGAGTACCAGTGGAGAAATGTGTGAAGCCGACACCCTTATCAA tactgTGTCTACTTGA
- the B0563.6 gene encoding G-protein coupled receptors family 1 profile domain-containing protein (Confirmed by transcript evidence), with protein sequence MVNSTSPNAAATVGNIAYCYVLPCICAIGIVGNITNLMVLASRRLRAVSYMYLRALAVADLLCMLFVLVFVSTEYLAKNGSSINQYKLYQIYQCHLMLTLINWALGAGVYVVVALSLERYISIVFPMHFRTWNSPQRATRAIVIAFLIPAIFYVPYAITRYKGKQRFDLLQNVTIYSMDDHPIYTTFYWQIYKWTREAILRFLPIIILTVLNIQIMIAFRKRQKMFQQLTNKRKEQGTQKDDTLMYMLGGTVLMSLVCNIPAAINLLLIDETLKKRLDYQIFRAVANILEITNHASQFYVFCACSTDYRTTFLQKFPCFKTDYANRDRLRSFVRRTQSVIQKQGSVEHTTNSKFQRDSLSHHSRKFSRHMPIEQDTVDIQLASGEQSTSGEMCEADTLIKYGGTAQLCNDENNTTFL encoded by the exons ATGGTAAATTCAACTTCCCCAAATGCGGCGGCCACTGTGGGGAACATCGCTTACTGCTACGTGCTGCCGTGTATCTGTGCTATAG GTATTGTTGGAAATATCACAAATTTGATGGTTCTTGCATCAAGGAGATTACGAGCCGTATCATACATGTATCTGAGAGCACTAGCCGTCGCCGACTTGCTATGTATGCTCTTTGTGCTAGTGTTCGTTTCAACTGAATATCTAGCTAAAAACGGTTCTTCGATTAATCAATACAAACTGTACCAAATTTATCAGTGCCACCTGATGCTCACACTTATCAATTGGGCTCTTGGAGCTGGAGTTTATGTGGTTGTTGCATTGTCGTTAGAAAGATACATTTCGATTGTTTTCCCAATGCACTTCCGTACTTGGAACAGTCCGCAAAGAGCCACTCGGGCAATTGTGATTGCATTTCTCATTCCTGCAATTTTCTATGTACCGTATGCGATTACAAGGTATAAAGGAAAACAACGATTTGATCTTTTACAAAACGTGACAATATACTCAATGGATGATCATCCAATTTATACCACATTTTATTGGCAG ATTTATAAATGGACTAGGGAAGCTATTTTAAGATTTCTaccaattattattttaactgtgttgaatattcaaattatgaTAGCCTTCCGCAAAAGGCAAAAGATGTTCCAACAATTGACCAATAAACGCAAGGAGCAAGGCACTCAAAAG GACGATACGTTGATGTACATGCTAGGAGGAACTGTATTGATGTCACTTGTCTGTAATATTCCTGCTGCTATTAACTTGTTGCTAATTGACGAG ACTCTGAAAAAGCGGCTCGACTATCAAATTTTCCGCGCCGTGGCcaacattttagaaataacAAATCATGCGTCTCAGTTCTACGTGTTCTGCGCATGCTCCACAGACTACCGTACAacatttcttcaaaagtttccATGCTTCAAAACAGACTACGCGAACCGCGACAGACTCCGTTCGTTTGTTCGACGAACGCAGTCTGTGATACAAAAGCAAGGAAGCGTGGAGCACACGACCAACTCAAAG tttcaacgTGACTCCCTCTCCCATCATTCCCGAAAATTTTCTCGTCACATGCCAATTGAACAGGATACTGTGGACATTCAGCTGGCATCCGGAGAACAGAGTACCAGTGGAGAAATGTGTGAAGCCGACACCCTTATCAAGTATGGTGGAACGGCTCAGTTATGCAATGATGAGAATAATACCACATTTTTGTGA
- the B0563.5 gene encoding uncharacterized protein (Confirmed by transcript evidence) produces MTSTSVYFNDYYNRRASSSKLELCMSPSSSTISKSHSLDEIPDVSARRRHPSLGFLEFSKTANFRSRRDAVFEPLEFQRVLVTVTSAQIVESSQKRKPEESTIGMDAPKKMKRG; encoded by the exons ATGACTAGCACATCAGTTTACTTTAACGACTACTACAACAGAAGAGCATCATCCAGCAAACTGGAGCTTTGCATG AGTCCTTCTTCATCAACCATCTCAAAAAGTCATTCATTGGATGAAATTCCAGATGTTTCAGCACGCCGGCGGCATCCTTCTTTAGGCTTTCTTGA GTTCTCGAAAACCGCCAACTTCCGATCACGTCGCGACGCTGTTTTTGAACCATTGG agtttcaaCGAGTGTTGGTGACAGTTACTTCGGCGCAAATTGTGGAATCTTCACAAAAACGAAAGCCTGAGGAATCGACAATCGGAATGGATGCGCCGAAAAAAATGAAGCGTGGATga